A genomic segment from Pseudoduganella chitinolytica encodes:
- the tkt gene encoding transketolase, with protein MKSTLPHTQMANAIRALAMDAVQKANSGHPGMPMGMAEIAVALWSGHHRHNPANPKWVNRDRFLLSNGHGSMLHYALLHLSGYDVSMDDIRNFRQLHSKTPGHPEVDITPGVETTTGPLGQGLANAVGMALAEYLLAAEFNKPGHDVVDHYTYAFLGDGCLMEGISHEVCSLAGTLGLKKLICLYDDNGISIDGKVEGWFTDDTPKRFEAYGWNVIANVDGHDVAAVNAAIEAAKQADKPTLICCKTIIGKGSPNLQGGDKVHGAALGDKEIAAVREYISWGHEPFLVPDDVSTAWAFKAQGAALETEWNSKFDAYAAAFPQEAAELKRRMNGELPGNFEATLQAAIATCVEKKETIATRKASQNAIQALAPILPEFLGGSADLTSSNLTNWKESVAVRSGKPGNHINYGVREFGMSAIMNGVALHGGYIPFGATFLTFSDYSRNALRMAALMKQRSIFVFTHDSIGLGEDGPTHQSVEHVSSLRLIPNLDNWRPADTVESMVAWGAAVKRKNGPSTLIFSRQNLPYQERTEQAIADIAKGGYILADAADAKAVIIATGSEVELAMNAAAALKNEGIAVRVVSMPSTDVFDRQDAAYKAGVLGKGLPRVAVEAGVSDFWYKYVGLEGAVVGIDTFGESAPAGVLFKHFGFTVENVVAKVKSVIAA; from the coding sequence ATGAAATCTACGCTTCCCCACACCCAGATGGCCAACGCAATCCGTGCGCTGGCGATGGACGCTGTCCAGAAGGCCAACTCCGGCCACCCCGGCATGCCTATGGGCATGGCCGAGATCGCCGTCGCCCTCTGGAGCGGCCATCACCGCCACAACCCGGCCAATCCGAAGTGGGTCAACCGCGACCGTTTCCTGCTGTCCAACGGTCACGGTTCGATGCTGCACTACGCGCTGCTGCACCTGTCCGGCTACGACGTGTCGATGGACGACATCCGCAACTTCCGCCAGTTGCACTCGAAAACCCCGGGCCACCCGGAAGTGGACATCACGCCGGGCGTGGAAACCACGACCGGCCCGCTGGGCCAGGGCCTGGCCAATGCCGTCGGCATGGCGCTGGCGGAGTACCTGCTGGCCGCCGAGTTCAACAAGCCGGGCCATGACGTCGTCGATCACTATACGTACGCGTTCCTGGGTGATGGCTGCCTGATGGAAGGCATTTCGCACGAAGTGTGCTCGCTGGCCGGCACGCTGGGCCTGAAGAAGCTGATCTGCCTGTACGACGACAACGGCATCTCGATCGACGGCAAGGTGGAAGGCTGGTTCACCGACGACACCCCGAAGCGCTTCGAAGCGTACGGCTGGAACGTGATCGCCAACGTGGACGGCCATGACGTGGCCGCCGTCAACGCCGCCATCGAGGCAGCGAAACAGGCCGACAAGCCGACCCTGATCTGCTGCAAGACGATCATCGGCAAGGGTTCCCCGAACCTGCAGGGCGGCGACAAGGTCCACGGCGCCGCGCTGGGCGACAAGGAAATCGCCGCCGTGCGCGAATACATCAGCTGGGGCCACGAGCCGTTCCTGGTGCCGGACGACGTGTCGACGGCCTGGGCCTTCAAGGCGCAGGGCGCCGCGCTGGAAACCGAGTGGAACAGCAAGTTCGACGCCTACGCCGCCGCCTTCCCGCAGGAAGCCGCCGAGCTGAAGCGCCGCATGAACGGCGAACTGCCGGGCAACTTCGAGGCAACCCTGCAGGCCGCCATCGCCACCTGCGTGGAGAAGAAGGAAACCATCGCCACCCGCAAGGCTTCGCAGAACGCGATCCAGGCGCTGGCCCCGATCCTGCCGGAATTCCTGGGCGGCTCGGCCGACCTGACCAGCTCGAACCTGACCAACTGGAAAGAGTCCGTCGCCGTCCGTTCGGGCAAGCCTGGCAACCACATCAACTACGGCGTGCGCGAGTTCGGCATGAGCGCCATCATGAACGGCGTCGCCCTGCACGGCGGCTACATCCCGTTCGGCGCCACATTCCTGACGTTCTCCGACTACTCCCGCAACGCGCTGCGCATGGCCGCCCTGATGAAGCAGCGCTCGATCTTCGTGTTCACGCACGACTCGATCGGCCTGGGCGAAGACGGTCCGACCCACCAGTCCGTCGAGCACGTCTCGTCGCTGCGCCTGATCCCGAACCTGGACAACTGGCGTCCGGCCGACACCGTCGAATCGATGGTGGCATGGGGCGCGGCAGTGAAGCGCAAGAACGGTCCATCCACGCTGATCTTCTCGCGCCAGAACCTGCCGTACCAGGAGCGCACGGAACAGGCCATCGCCGACATCGCCAAGGGCGGCTACATCCTGGCCGACGCGGCGGACGCGAAGGCCGTCATCATCGCCACCGGTTCCGAAGTGGAACTGGCCATGAACGCCGCCGCCGCGCTGAAGAACGAAGGCATCGCGGTACGTGTCGTGTCGATGCCGTCCACCGACGTGTTCGACCGCCAGGACGCCGCCTACAAGGCCGGCGTGCTGGGCAAGGGCCTGCCGCGCGTGGCGGTGGAAGCCGGCGTGTCCGACTTCTGGTACAAGTACGTGGGCCTGGAAGGCGCCGTCGTGGGCATCGACACGTTCGGTGAATCCGCCCCGGCCGGCGTCCTGTTCAAGCACTTCGGCTTCACGGTGGAGAACGTGGTGGCCAAGGTGAAATCTGTCATTGCTGCATAA